The nucleotide sequence TGACTCTTCGGGAGTGATCACACACGGGCGATCCTGAAACAGGTTCTGATCTGAGAATTCAAAACCGCTTTTTTCTGATCCGGCCAGGGGATGAGAGGCGACAAAAGTGACCTTTCCCGGCAGTGTGCCTTTCAATTGGTCACAGATCTGCTGTTTCGTACTGCCGACATCAGTTATAATCGTACCCGGACGGCAGTTTTGCGCGACGGTCTGGATAAATTGGACGATATGATTGACAGGTGTGCAAACTATCACAAGGTCTGACTGTGCTGCTGTTTCTGCAATGTTTGTTGTTCCCCGATCCAGTAATCCAGACTGCTGCGCAGCCCGCATGCGGGAGGGATTTCGGCCTGCGCCGAGGATGGTTTCAGCCAGATTACGCTGTCGAGCAGCAGCGGCGATGGAACCTCCCAGCAGACCAACGCCAATCACGCCGATCGTCTTGAAGAGGTAGCCATTTTGAGTCGTTGATTCAGTCATGCCTCGTATTGTAGAAGCCCCGATTCGGGATTTCCAGCGGGCGGACCACAGTATCAACGACCTGTTCCAAAAGTCTGACAAACTTGTAAGTGATTTAATCAGAATCTTTTGTGTAGAACCTCATTTCTTCTCTGCGATTCGATACAGATAACTGTTGGTACGCAGATAAATGCTGCCTTCGCTGACGGCAGGAGATGCATTGAACAGATCCTCATCCGATTTGATCTCATTTCGAGCCAGTTCGACATATTCAGGCCCGGCTTTCAGCACAATCACACCACTGTCCCGGGTTGTCACGTATAGTTTACCATCTGCCAGAACGATCGAAGCGTACAGTCTGGCCCCGGTAGGCAGGCGGTTTTTATATACCACTTCGCCATCTTTCGCATTCAGGCAGAAAGCAATTCCCCGATCGCTGGCCCAGTACAGATGGCCGTCGTAATACACGGGAGAAGTTACATTGGCTCCCACGTTGACTTCCCAGAGCTTATGAGTTTTCGTGACATCACCTTTTCCCCCCGGACGAACGGCGATACTGCGGTTGCTGCGACCTCCCAGGCAGTAGAGGATGCCTTCATTCTGCACCACGACCGGCACAACGTAGTCCTGAATCCCTTCACAGGTCCAGAGTTTTTTCCCCGTATCAGGATCAAAGCCAAAGATCTGGTTTTTCTGATTGACCACCAGTTCCTGTTTGCCGCCCGGGACATCCACAATCGAAGGGGTGGTCCAGGCGCGTACGATCTCTTCTGCTTTCCAGGCGACTTCACCATTACTTTTGTTCAACGCATAGACGGTTGAACTTTCAATGCTGGCGTTCACAATCACAAGGTCTTTATACAGTATGGGAGACGAAGCAGATCCGAATCCGGCTGTGCCATCTCCGACATTCGCCTGCCATTTCAGTTTTCCTTTCAGGTCGTAGGCGACAACACCCGATGTTCCAAAAAAGGCATAAACGCCCGTTTCATCACAGGCTGGTGTACCGCTGGCATAACCATGATCGACAATCCGCTTGGTGATTTTCTGAACTTCATTCAACGGGGAGACTGATTCATCCCACATGATTTCGCCACTATCCCGATTGACGGAGATCACATGCAGCCGCAG is from Gimesia maris and encodes:
- a CDS encoding prephenate dehydrogenase, whose protein sequence is MILWSARWKSRIGASTIRGMTESTTQNGYLFKTIGVIGVGLLGGSIAAAARQRNLAETILGAGRNPSRMRAAQQSGLLDRGTTNIAETAAQSDLVIVCTPVNHIVQFIQTVAQNCRPGTIITDVGSTKQQICDQLKGTLPGKVTFVASHPLAGSEKSGFEFSDQNLFQDRPCVITPEESVPTEAVSKVRQFWEALGMHVLQTTPEKHDLILAETSHLPHVVASALAATLATENTRYTSTGFRDTTRIAGGDPTLWIDILFSNRDAIVKSLDKYTQSLQQFRDAIQNHDEKRLRQLLEEGKKKHDALNSAP
- a CDS encoding outer membrane protein assembly factor BamB family protein, whose product is MIRIILSVMLTAAFLTSVLQQTQAADWSQFRGPSGNGVSQSTGLPTEWSSEKNIVWKAKLPGHGSSSPVLFGNQVFVTSYTGYGLTEEDNGNPSDLRLHVISVNRDSGEIMWDESVSPLNEVQKITKRIVDHGYASGTPACDETGVYAFFGTSGVVAYDLKGKLKWQANVGDGTAGFGSASSPILYKDLVIVNASIESSTVYALNKSNGEVAWKAEEIVRAWTTPSIVDVPGGKQELVVNQKNQIFGFDPDTGKKLWTCEGIQDYVVPVVVQNEGILYCLGGRSNRSIAVRPGGKGDVTKTHKLWEVNVGANVTSPVYYDGHLYWASDRGIAFCLNAKDGEVVYKNRLPTGARLYASIVLADGKLYVTTRDSGVIVLKAGPEYVELARNEIKSDEDLFNASPAVSEGSIYLRTNSYLYRIAEKK